The Natronomonas salsuginis genome includes a region encoding these proteins:
- the argF gene encoding ornithine carbamoyltransferase, with product MNFLNIDDLTREELDDVLTRATDLKERTARGKTAEAMDGKTLGMIFEKPSTRTRVSFETGATQLGGHAIFLGPDDIHLGHGEPVRDTARALSRYVDVIMARVFDHADVVELGEYATVPVVNGLTDDAHPCQTLADLLTIRERFDGFDARVAWVGDGNNVCQSFVLGAALVGLDLVVATPEGYGVDDAVLNRAAELGSAPEVVTDPEAAVDGADVLYTDVWVSMGEESERAEKLDAFSRAGFQVTEDLLNDQLLMHCLPAHRGEEVTDAALESDNSIVWDQAENRLHAQKGLLTYLLA from the coding sequence ATGAACTTCCTGAACATCGACGATCTGACACGCGAGGAACTCGACGACGTACTGACGCGCGCGACCGATCTGAAGGAGCGGACGGCCCGCGGCAAGACCGCCGAGGCGATGGACGGCAAGACCCTCGGTATGATCTTCGAGAAGCCCTCGACGCGGACGCGGGTTTCGTTCGAAACCGGCGCGACGCAGTTGGGGGGGCACGCGATCTTTCTCGGCCCCGACGACATCCACCTGGGGCACGGCGAACCCGTCCGCGACACCGCGCGGGCGCTGAGCCGGTACGTCGACGTGATCATGGCCCGCGTCTTCGATCACGCCGACGTGGTCGAGCTGGGCGAGTACGCCACCGTCCCGGTCGTCAACGGGCTGACCGACGACGCTCATCCGTGCCAGACGCTCGCCGATCTGTTGACGATACGGGAGCGCTTCGACGGGTTCGACGCCCGCGTCGCGTGGGTCGGCGACGGGAACAACGTCTGTCAGTCGTTCGTCCTCGGCGCGGCGCTGGTCGGGCTCGATCTCGTCGTCGCCACGCCCGAGGGGTACGGGGTCGACGACGCGGTGTTGAATCGGGCGGCCGAGCTCGGGAGCGCCCCCGAGGTAGTCACCGACCCCGAGGCGGCCGTCGACGGGGCAGACGTCCTCTACACCGACGTGTGGGTGAGCATGGGCGAGGAGTCCGAGCGGGCGGAAAAGCTCGACGCCTTCTCGCGCGCCGGCTTTCAGGTGACCGAGGATCTGTTGAACGATCAGCTCCTCATGCACTGTCTGCCGGCCCACCGCGGCGAGGAAGTGACGGACGCGGCGTTGGAGAGCGACAACTCGATCGTGTGGGATCAGGCGGAAAACCGCTTGCACGCGCAGAAAGGGCTGTTGACGTACCTGTTAGCCTGA
- a CDS encoding thioredoxin family protein codes for MSVRLKDFYADWCGPCKTQDPILDEIAEEYPDVEFEKVDVDQKQDVANEYQVRSLPTLIIENDDGVVERFVGVTQRDDIEAALGKAGA; via the coding sequence ATGTCCGTCAGGCTCAAAGACTTCTACGCGGACTGGTGTGGCCCGTGTAAGACCCAGGACCCGATCCTCGACGAGATCGCCGAGGAGTACCCCGACGTCGAGTTCGAGAAGGTCGACGTCGACCAGAAACAGGACGTCGCGAACGAGTATCAGGTTCGATCGCTGCCGACGCTCATCATCGAAAACGACGACGGCGTCGTCGAGCGGTTCGTCGGCGTCACCCAACGCGACGATATCGAAGCCGCGCTTGGCAAAGCCGGTGCCTGA